In Flavobacterium sp. WV_118_3, one DNA window encodes the following:
- the gwsG gene encoding grasp-with-spasm system ATP-grasp peptide maturase gives MKEIFIQSERNDLSTDDVIAWIYYLKEDITINTFLDDYLIDNLSVEMSNNKKVEVRINNKKLNSTSNIWYRRGEWIGFDKNNVRNKEIHKKINTEAITPALEFLNSGFSINQINKFDDNHANKLKMLRTALSLGIKIPDVLLTGSNLELHQFIKKHKKVITKPVENPYTNFKFKNHSIKFSASSKLITEDDVEEKESFFLPSFFQKYIEKKYEIRSFYIDGLFKSMAIFSQQNEKTKIDFRNYDRIRPNRCVPYLLPKALERKLHKLMIQMDLNCGSFDIIVTPQNQYYFLEVNPIGQFQWVSLNCNYYIEKLIAKKLIKNGNQSDTKSC, from the coding sequence ATGAAAGAAATTTTTATTCAGTCAGAGCGTAATGATTTAAGTACTGATGATGTAATCGCATGGATTTATTATTTAAAAGAGGATATTACAATAAATACTTTTTTAGATGATTATCTGATAGACAACTTAAGTGTTGAAATGTCTAATAACAAAAAAGTTGAAGTTCGGATAAATAATAAGAAATTAAATAGCACCTCTAACATATGGTACAGGAGAGGTGAATGGATTGGTTTCGACAAAAATAATGTAAGGAATAAAGAAATTCACAAAAAGATAAACACGGAAGCAATTACACCTGCTCTGGAATTTTTAAATAGTGGTTTTTCTATCAATCAGATAAATAAGTTTGACGACAATCATGCTAATAAATTGAAAATGTTACGTACAGCTTTGTCACTAGGAATTAAAATACCAGATGTTTTACTAACAGGAAGCAATTTAGAATTACATCAATTTATAAAGAAGCACAAAAAAGTGATTACAAAACCCGTTGAAAATCCATACACCAATTTCAAGTTTAAGAATCATTCGATAAAATTTTCAGCGAGCTCAAAGCTAATAACAGAAGATGATGTAGAAGAAAAAGAATCCTTCTTTTTACCTTCTTTTTTTCAAAAATACATTGAGAAAAAGTACGAAATAAGGAGTTTTTATATTGATGGTTTGTTTAAAAGTATGGCAATTTTTAGTCAGCAAAACGAAAAGACAAAAATCGATTTTAGAAATTATGATCGGATTAGACCAAATAGATGCGTCCCTTATCTATTACCTAAAGCATTAGAACGAAAATTACATAAGCTAATGATTCAAATGGATTTGAATTGTGGTTCCTTTGATATTATTGTAACGCCCCAAAATCAATATTACTTTTTGGAAGTAAACCCAATAGGTCAATTCCAATGGGTTAGCCTTAATTGTAATTATTACATCGAAAAATTAATAGCAAAAAAGTTAATTAAAAATGGAAACCAAAGCGATACCAAAAGCTGTTAA